The Gammaproteobacteria bacterium sequence GGGGCGGCGGGTGGCGCGTCCCCGGCCAGCCAAGCCCCTTATCCCCCCCACAACAGTTTGCGTTTCGCTTTTTTCAAAGATTCCAGCGGGCCTAGCAACACCAGCACGTCGTCGCTTTGCAGCACGGTGCGCGGGTTGGGCGGCTCTTCCCGCACTGCGCCGCGCCGCAGGGCCTCTATGCGAATGTCTTGCGGCATCGGCAGTTCGCCGAGCCGCTTGCCGACGGCGTGGCTGTTGGAATTGAGCAGCACCGTCTTCAATCGTGGCGCGTCGTGTTCCTCGAGGCCGTCGCTTTCTTCGCCGCCAAAGACTCCTCGCAGTTTTCGGTACTTGTCGTGGCGAGTCTGTTCCACCAGTCCCAGCAGGCGCTCGGTGGGCACGTGCAGGTAGCCGAGCACGGAGGTTGCCAGCGTGGTCCCGGCCTCCACGTATTCCGGGACGATGTCGGTGGCGCCGGCCCGTTGCAGGCTCTGGAAGCGGCTGTCGTCGCGCAAGCGGACGATGATTGGCAGATTGGGTCGGATACTGCGCGCCCAGCGCACGATTTTCTCCGCCGCGGGCGGGTCGTCGAAACTGATCGCCAGCGCCGCCGCCTGTTCCACCCCGGCCGCCTTCAGCAATTCGGGGGAACTGCTGTCGCCGTAGAAGACGTTCTCTCCGGCTTCCCGGCATTGCTGCACGATGATGGGATCGATCTCCAGCGCGGCATAGCGCTGACCGGCGCCGCGCAGGAAGGTTGCCAGGTTCTGACCCACATGCCCGAAGCCGCACAGTAGCACGTGGTTCGCGGGCGGCTGTCCCTCGGTGTCGGCGGGTTCTCGTCCCTGTTGCCGCGGCGGAGGTTCCAGGTCTTTGGGGAACAGCCAGGCGATCAGCGCAGAGTCGTAGCGGATCAGAAAAGACGAGATCGCCATGCTGAGAATAATGGCGGCCAGGATCGGCTGCCCGTCGGCGTGAGTGACGATGCCGGATTGAATGGCCACGATCAGCACGGCCAGGCCGAATTCTCCCCCCTGGCCGAGCAGGATGCCCGTGCGCAGGGCGACCTGCGGGCGGTGTCCGGCGATAGCGGTCAGCAGGGCGATGAGCAGGCCCTTGCCGAAGATTAGCCCCGGCACCAGCAACAGCAGCCAGGGCCAGGTCTGCGGGATGACGCGGACGTCCAGCTGGATGCCAACGTGGATGAAGAACAATCCCATCAATACGTCGCGGAACGGCCGCATGTCGCTCTCGATCTGGTGGCGGTAGGCCGATTCGCCCAGCATGACTCCGGCAAGAAAGGCGCCCAGCGCGAGCGACAGGCCAAACAGATGCCCGATCCCCGCCGCCGCCAGTGCCGCGAACAGGGCGGTCAGAGTGAACAATTCGTTCGACCGTGCCGCCGCGACCCAGTGGAACAGCGGCCGCAGCAGCCAGTGTCCGGTGGCGTACACCGCCAGCACCGCCATTCCTCCCTTGGCGATCGCGCCGGTAAGCGCCAGTCCGGTCGGCTCCTCGCCGAGGAGGGACAGGGTGGGGATGACAGCGAGCAGGGGAATCGCGGCAAGGTCTTGAAACAGCAGGATGCCCAGCGCCAGCCGACCGTATTGTTGGTGGGATTCCATCCGTTCGGTGAGTTCGCGAACCCCGATTGCCGTCGAGGAAAGGGCCATGGCGCCTCCCAGCACCAACGCCATGGATGGGGTCATGCCCATCATCATGGCGATCGCCGCGCCGGAGATGGTGGAGATGGTTACCTGGGCCCCTCCCAGTCCCAGGATCGGCCCGCGCATCGCCAGGAGTTGCGAGAGAGAAAACTCCAGGCCGAGCATGAACAACAGGAATGCGAGCCCGATTTCGGCGAGCAGATCCAGCCCGGGCCCTTCGGGCAACCAGCCCAGGGCGTGCGGACCGACGGCGATGCCGACCGCCAGGTAGCCGAGCATGGGCGGCAGGTGCATGCGTCTCAGTGCGGCGATCATCGCCACCGACAAGCCGAGCAGCAGCAGCACCTGGGATAAGATTTGCTGTTCCAAGGGCGGGAACTCCTCCCCCGTCTCCGACGAACTCGGATTATAATGGCATATGCGGGCGGCGCTTCGGGTAACGGGAGGTTATGCGCCGTCCTTTATCGAGCTCCCGCTATGCGATACTGTGCGCTCAGGGGGTATTTCAGGGGGTATTTTGGATTTCTACGAGCCCAAATTGTGGGAGCAAATCCTGGTGGGAGGACTTGCGGTTCTGGTCGTAATGTGGTTCTGGCCCGGCATCAGGCAGGCGGTGCGCGAGAGCCAGGAGGCGGAGAATCCCGATTGGCGCAGCGCGTTGCTGGCGATCGGCGCGGTAGCGGCGTTCGTGGCCCTGCTGATCTTCCTGGCCGCGGGTTAAGACGGCGGCCGGTCCGGTACCGGCAAATCCTGAGGTTCTTCCGTCGCCGGCGGCGCGGTCTCCGGTTCGTCGGGGGCTTCGATGTCTTCCGTATTGGCGGACAATCCTTCCCCCGAATCCTCCCCGACATTTCCTGCGTCGGTCGCGTCCGGCCCTGCGAGAGAGGGCAGGGATTCGGTTTCCGCGGTTTCCGCCGGCGCCTCCTCCGGCAGGATGGGTATGGACGCGGTGATCCCCTCGTCTGCATCTGCCTCTGTAATCTCAGCGGGGGTTTGCTGGTCAATGAGGCTTCCCTGCGTGAAGCCCTGTTTGGCAATGTAGGACAAGGCCAGACTGTTGGCCAGGAATACGGTCGCCAGGATGGCGGTCAGGCGGGTGAAGAAATTGCCCGCCCCCCGGCTGCCGAAAACGGTTGCCGAACTGCCGC is a genomic window containing:
- a CDS encoding cation:proton antiporter, producing the protein MEQQILSQVLLLLGLSVAMIAALRRMHLPPMLGYLAVGIAVGPHALGWLPEGPGLDLLAEIGLAFLLFMLGLEFSLSQLLAMRGPILGLGGAQVTISTISGAAIAMMMGMTPSMALVLGGAMALSSTAIGVRELTERMESHQQYGRLALGILLFQDLAAIPLLAVIPTLSLLGEEPTGLALTGAIAKGGMAVLAVYATGHWLLRPLFHWVAAARSNELFTLTALFAALAAAGIGHLFGLSLALGAFLAGVMLGESAYRHQIESDMRPFRDVLMGLFFIHVGIQLDVRVIPQTWPWLLLLVPGLIFGKGLLIALLTAIAGHRPQVALRTGILLGQGGEFGLAVLIVAIQSGIVTHADGQPILAAIILSMAISSFLIRYDSALIAWLFPKDLEPPPRQQGREPADTEGQPPANHVLLCGFGHVGQNLATFLRGAGQRYAALEIDPIIVQQCREAGENVFYGDSSSPELLKAAGVEQAAALAISFDDPPAAEKIVRWARSIRPNLPIIVRLRDDSRFQSLQRAGATDIVPEYVEAGTTLATSVLGYLHVPTERLLGLVEQTRHDKYRKLRGVFGGEESDGLEEHDAPRLKTVLLNSNSHAVGKRLGELPMPQDIRIEALRRGAVREEPPNPRTVLQSDDVLVLLGPLESLKKAKRKLLWGG
- the secG gene encoding preprotein translocase subunit SecG produces the protein MIILQSLLAIVQGIVSVALIAIILLQHGRGADAGASFGSGSSATVFGSRGAGNFFTRLTAILATVFLANSLALSYIAKQGFTQGSLIDQQTPAEITEADADEGITASIPILPEEAPAETAETESLPSLAGPDATDAGNVGEDSGEGLSANTEDIEAPDEPETAPPATEEPQDLPVPDRPPS